AGGGGTAGGGAATTTCGCTAATTGTGCTTTTGGGACACTTAAGGGATCAGGTCTTTTAGAGCGTTTAGCGATTTCAATATTGGCTGCATAATCGCAATTTCTACACACCACGATCGTGTCTTCCCCGCATTCTGTTAAAACGACAAATTCTCTGCTTTTACTCCCCCCAATCGCCCCGCTATCTGCTTCCACAATGCGAAAATCCAAACCCAAATCGCTTAAAATCTCTTTATAAGCGCTTTGCGTGTTTAAAAATTCCCTATCCAAGCTCTCAGCGTCTTCATGAAAGCTATAACCATCTTTCATGATAAATTCCCTCGCTCTCACTAACCCGAATCGCGGGCGGATTTCATCACGGAATTTCGTGTGGATTTGATAGAGATGGACGGGTAATTGCTTGTAGCTTTTAATGAAATTGGCGGCAATTTCGGTGATATTTTCTTCTAAAGTGGGGCTTAAAACAAAATCATTGTCTTTTCGGTCTTTAAAAACCAGTAATTCCTTGCCGTATTTATCCAAGCGGCCTGATTTTTCCCACAAACTCGCCAAAACCACAAAACTCATTAAAATATTTTGCGCCCCATGCTCTTGCATGCGTTTGTGCGTGATGTTTTCTATCTTGTCTAGCACTTTTTTAGCTAAAGGTAAAAAATTATAAATCCCGCTGCCTACCTGATAAATGTATCCTGCTTGAGCTAAGTGTTTATGGCTTTTTAATACGGCATCTTTAGGGGGTTCTTTGAGAGTGGGGGCAAAGAGTTTTGAAAATAACATGCATTATTCCTCGTAATATTCGCATTTATAGAGATTCAAATTCTGGGCATGATTAGCGTTAGATTTGTCTAAATTAAACAAGTTTTTAATCGCGCCCACAAGCACATCGGATTCTTCTTTTTGAGCGTTCTTTTTTAAGGCGATAGTAGGGTGGTGTAAAAAGGTATTGAAAGCGTTGTGCAAAATTTTTTCAATATTGCTTTCGTATTCTTTAGGCACATAGCGTTTTTTAAGCGCTTTTTGCAATTCCTTTTGGGCTGAAATCCTGGCTAATTCCCTCAAATCCTTAATCACAGGCTCTACTTCCAAACTTTGGATCCATTGGTAAAACTCCATTGTGGCAAGCCCTACAATCTCATAAGCTTTCGTTCGGCTTTCTTGCCTGTTTTCTACATTTTCCCTCACCATAGGCTCTAAATCATCCACGCTGTATAAGAAAATATTATTGAATATTGGCTTTTCAATATTCCGTGGCACGGCTAAATCAAACCAAAAACGCCTGAAAATCGTTTCTTTTAACATGCGATTTTGCACGATAAAATCCGGCGAAGAAGTGGCGCAAAAAAGCAGTTCGTATTCATTGATATAAGCGTTTAAATTTTCTATATTTTGAAAGCTCACTTTTTTAGGCTCTTCTAATTCTTTGATAAAATCTTCAAATTTAGCCGCATTACGCCCTAAAACAAGTGCTTCAAATTGCTTGTTTAAAAGGTGTTTGATGACTAATTGAGCCATCTCGCCAAGCCCTATCACAAGGGCTTTTTTATCCTTAATCCTTTCTTTTTCAAAAATATTAAGCGCTTCTTTGACCGCCACTGAAGAAATGGAGACCCCTTGTTTGGAAATACCGGTTAGATTCCGCACTTTAGCGGCGCATTTGAAAGCAAAATGGAGCAATCGGGTCAAATCTTTGGAGCAAAATTTCTCTTCAAAAGCGAATTTATAGGCGTTTTTCATCTGCCCTGTGATTTGAGTTTCCCCCACTACTAGGCTATCTAAACTGCTGCACACGCTAAAGACATGATGGACTGCGCTTTCATCAGTGCTCATTAAAACGCATCTTTCTAAATCAGACACGCTCATTTTTTTATTTTGAGCCAAAATTTTTAATAACGCGCTTTTTTGTTCATTAGCATGAGCGCCGTGTTTTAAGCTCGCATAGATTTCAAAGCGATTGCATGTGGATAACACCATGCACTCTTTGATGTTAGGGCAATGGTTTTTAATGGTTTGTAAAAATTCTTTAAGCGTTGCGCTCGAATTGATAGCGAGTTTTTCTCGCATTTCTAAGCTCATGCTCTTATGCGTAAAGGCTAGGGTGAAATATTTTGACAAATGAGTTTCTAACTCCATTAAAAAGTCCTATAAATGACATCTTGCGCTAGTTTTTCTAAAATCAAATTATTTTCCCCTTTAATGGCTTCAAGGGCTTTTTTAGAATAAACTTGAGCGATTTTAAGGGTTTCTTCTATGATACCATATTGCTTGAATTTTTCCTTAGTCCATTCTATGATTTCATGGCTATCTTGTTTAAAATAAGAAATCAAAAGCCCTTGTTCATGCTGATTTAATTTTTCATATAAAAGCAAGTAGGGTAAAGTGGTCTTGCCTTCTTTAAAATCGCTAAAATTGGGCTTACCTAAAGTTTTGGCGTCTTGAGTGATGTCCAATAAATCATCAATGATTTGAAACGCCATGCCAAAATGCAGTCCAAAATCCGCATATATTTTTGCGTCTTTATTTAAAAGAATCGCCATGCTCTTTAAGCTCGCTTCTATGAAATGAGCGGTCTTGTCTTCTAAGATACGCCAGTATTTTTGCTTGTCGCTATTGAAACATTCCCCCACAAACACATCTTCAATCTCACCCCTAGAGAGCCTTAAAACCGCATTAGAGAGGGCTTGAGCAATGGATTCCCCCATTTTAGATAGTTCAAAAAAGGCTTTAGAATAAAACACATCCCCAAGCATCACGGCGTTAAAATCACCAAAAA
This region of Helicobacter pylori genomic DNA includes:
- the hemA gene encoding glutamyl-tRNA reductase, with the translated sequence MELETHLSKYFTLAFTHKSMSLEMREKLAINSSATLKEFLQTIKNHCPNIKECMVLSTCNRFEIYASLKHGAHANEQKSALLKILAQNKKMSVSDLERCVLMSTDESAVHHVFSVCSSLDSLVVGETQITGQMKNAYKFAFEEKFCSKDLTRLLHFAFKCAAKVRNLTGISKQGVSISSVAVKEALNIFEKERIKDKKALVIGLGEMAQLVIKHLLNKQFEALVLGRNAAKFEDFIKELEEPKKVSFQNIENLNAYINEYELLFCATSSPDFIVQNRMLKETIFRRFWFDLAVPRNIEKPIFNNIFLYSVDDLEPMVRENVENRQESRTKAYEIVGLATMEFYQWIQSLEVEPVIKDLRELARISAQKELQKALKKRYVPKEYESNIEKILHNAFNTFLHHPTIALKKNAQKEESDVLVGAIKNLFNLDKSNANHAQNLNLYKCEYYEE
- a CDS encoding polyprenyl synthetase family protein, with product MQEKQLKAIQNKIASWIKEIESSFIDELFSKIGPSKMLRSKLMLALLNEKTDAILLDKALHLCAIVEMIQTASLLHDDVIDRATMRRKLPSINALFGDFNAVMLGDVFYSKAFFELSKMGESIAQALSNAVLRLSRGEIEDVFVGECFNSDKQKYWRILEDKTAHFIEASLKSMAILLNKDAKIYADFGLHFGMAFQIIDDLLDITQDAKTLGKPNFSDFKEGKTTLPYLLLYEKLNQHEQGLLISYFKQDSHEIIEWTKEKFKQYGIIEETLKIAQVYSKKALEAIKGENNLILEKLAQDVIYRTF